In Gemmatimonadota bacterium, the sequence ATATTACGGAATCCAGGCGGGAAGAGGCGGTTGCCGAGGGCATGCGTGCGACTGATAATCTCGATGAATTTCTCGGTTGGGATATCGAGTTGGTTTTGATCGCGACGCATTCGGCAGCGCATTATGCGGATGCGCTCAAGGTGGCAGCGGCAAAGAAGCACATGCTGATTGAAAAGCCCATGTCACTGACTGGTCCAGAGGCCGAGGAGATGGTGCAGGCTGCCAGAGATAATGGCGTAGTGTTGACG encodes:
- a CDS encoding Gfo/Idh/MocA family oxidoreductase is translated as MEKIKAGIIGFGRVAGGHLRTMRGTGLYDVVGVCDITESRREEAVAEGMRATDNLDEFLGWDIELVLIATHSAAHYADALKVAAAKKHMLIEKPMSLTGPEAEEMVQAARDNGVVLT